The window ACAATTACTTTCGCTGCAACACATTTACTAGATACAATTCTTGACCAGCAGGACATCAGAAAATTTTTCTATCTGTAGTTTAGATTTGCTTGGTTTCTTAATGTAAACTCCAACTGGGACGTTGCCCCATTTTAGGTTAAATGCTTGGCCTAAGTAATACATAGGTTTCAAAAGAAGCTAATAGGATAAATATTCctctggggaggtattaaagagtacaaaattaatttaaacaagaaaaaaaaaaaaaaaaaagatttaacaTCATATTAGCATAAGTAGCAAGACAAACAAGAAAATCTATACTATCGGTGCCAAGCTAACCTATTTCCAAGGGGAAATGTTTTAAACAAGTAACAGTTTATAAAAAATTTACGTACGCAAAGTTAATCAACATGATAGTAAAATATGTATTATAGATAAAATGAAAGCAATCCAAGGGATTACAAAATTTTAGTTACTCGAAGAAAACAAGCGATGAGTTCAAACACATGAAAGTTTCCATATTGcatgattattattaaatgttcagGGATATATAAAGAAATATAGCAGGATTGCATTTTAAAAAAAGTTGAATTATGGCCACACACTATGATCAACTCCTCCAACTCCCATCAGGCTACCAAAGAAAAGATTAATGATAAATAAAAGTTGCACATTGCGTTTCTCGATTATCTCTCACCTGAAAAGGAGCTAGAATTCAGTGGACCAAAATACAGTCTCAGTTCAACCTGCTGGGGACGACAGGAGCAACATATTTATATGCAAGTAAGCTGCTTCAAGAAGCTATGGGATATAAACTTGAAGAAATTGATGTAATGGGGGTGGGGGAGTCAGCTAATCAGCCAAGGTGGCAGCCAGTAAGAAGTTGACAGGTAAAGGTAGTGGATGCAGACAGAAGCAGAGGTAAGTGCACAATACAGTGAAAACTCtttaattcgaagtcggttaatttGAAATACGATTAATATGTAATTCGAGTTCTCATCAGGCCCCTAAACTATGTAATTCAAAATCAGTACAGTACTGTAATCTGGTTGCTGTAGGGCAGCTAACAAATAAAGTCGTCATAGATGACAATTAATGAGAATCAGCGACTGTCTTGTATCCCTCATTGTCGCGTACGCGCCAGATTAGTACGTTGGCTCTACTTCAGTTTTTAAGGAAGTAAAGCTTTTATTGCTGCTTCTTTGTTACTTCTTTTTATCGCATTGTCAACTAGCCTTATTATTGTCGTGAGGTACATGTACGGTACGGTCACAGAGTTATTGCAAGCAAACGAAACATCGGAAACGAAGTCTTCTCAGGTGCTTGCCGGCTAAAGACGCAAAATGACAGCCTTATCGATTCTGGACAGAGTCATTTCTACCAGCAATGCCCCAGAAAATGTTGTGAATGCAATGGATGAAATAGAAGATTTTATTTCGACAAATGACAGAAATGCACTTGAGCAGCGCACCACTGACTCGTATTTCAGAAAAGAATGACAGCGTTTTTCAGTGTTTGCTTAACGAGGAAGATGTTGAAATGCGTTACTGATCGAACTTAATTTCTATGTTGGCTACCATGTTAGAATAACTTTATATTGGCCACCTTGTCATACATAGTTTTTTCGCATTTTTATTTGTTTCATGTGTTTTGAACATCGAGGTATCAATggttgttgataaacttaaccataataggtattttatttgatcctgcaTGCTGAAtctattatagttttattttgagtgcactttgtcaatacaccttataatgatagaaaattattaatttaacatacatgtttcacgaaaatcatccattcccttcatcagtgatgtcagttcaaggaataaaacatataacattatcttgttttttcttacaatttaaagaagtattgtatcctaatttcaccatatcaatgaataaagaatctaatgaaatataatgaaaatgatcattacataaaatttaatattttgttgaactgaatgagaatacctaaataaaaatgttatttttttaagatcttcaagtttttcttccttttcttccttaaatgatcaaacgctagtttgtacaatgggttctcttctgtacttcttCCATTTAAAATTGATTCAAGGTCATTCttttgtgcaagataaatttctaaactttccaaaacattcatgaatttttcCTTTTTGGCAGAATGAATTaactccatgtcattagaaatgtctgtaaactTATGATTTttttcaaccatatgctctcccattaccgaatatattttatgtttgactgcattaacatgttctttgtggcttatagccaaacttcttccaggcTGTCCTGTGTATCGCTGtctacatgtttggcatgtcagtttgaaaattcctgatttattaaatatacatttattttctatatttatatacatttattctctatatTTATTTATGGAAAAGTAATCAAAATAATGGATAGGTGTGTTCTAAACATTCAGAAAGAGCGGGCCAGTCTATTTAGGTATGTACATTTCTTAAGACTGATGAACCGTGGACTTCTTTATTATTACCTAAGTCTCTGTACCGTATATCCAATTTTTACAGCTTCCTTTTATTCTTGTATtctagactgaaaaaaaaaaaaggcaattattgggtggtatgaataaaacctgAGTTCTTGCTCAAATTATATACTCATGAGCATGAGCatttagtaggagtatattctcagcccaagtagtatgtactccatttggtaagaataaaaaggTTCTCCTCTGATGGAGCAGATACTCAAGAGCACCGCCATGCAGATCATTCGAAATCGAGTAGATGCTCGTGTTCTGCGTGATCGTCAACTGTTCGCTCTTTCCTTCGCTACATAACCTCAACTGCGTATACCGTACACATACACATAAACAAACCGTGCTCGTGAAGTATTCTCCGTGTGTTTAGTGTAGCGTGTATTTTTCCTCGCTATGGAAACTGTTTCTCCATTAACTTTCGCCAGTATTTTGCGGGAACATGCTGTACTTTTTAGCAAATCTCAATTGCCGGCGGTTCGGAAGGAAAAATCCGAATCGTTGGAAGCAGTTCAGAAAAAGCTGCAAGCCATGTGCGGCAAGAACTTGGAGACGACCACCATAACGAAGAAGATTAATAATATGAAAATGCGAGTTAAGCAGAAGTGTGATATTAATAAAACGGGAAACAAAAAGATCGTTCTCAAGGACTGGGAGAAGATTATTTACGAACTGCTGGAAGGGGATACCAATCCAACAGTGACAAGAGTTCCAGGTATGTCCTCAAATTATATTCGCGATTTATTTTCTTGAACGGGTTTATAAAGGTTGTAGAGGTATTTTGTGTACCAACAGTCCGGATTTTAAGGATACGATATTTCTATTCATTGTTACTTTAGGCCAATATGAACTTCACCCAGGCCTTTGGTTCACTGTACCCGGGTTTGAATCCTGGGATGTTAgctgcattttattcattaattGAATGTGAGGAAACTATATACAACTCTAAATTATATAGGTGACTTAAAacgaattttcattttttcttaggAGCAACTGTGGTTGGAGTAGATCTGGATGTATGGCAGGAAGTAGAACCAGACAACCTTCCTCCACCTATagtggaagtagtagtagtagaggaagGGGAAGAAGGAGGCATCCCTAAAGAAGTCGTGAACTCCCCACCTATATCCACCCCTAAAAGGAAACGAAGTATTTTCGAGGAATACGAGACGGAAGAGACAAGAAATTTCACTAACGTTGAACTTCAGCGCTTGGTGCTACTAAAACAATTAAGAGTGTTGGACTTGAAGGAAAAAAAAGTTGAAATCTCAAATTGTGGAATAACAAACTTGtattgttttttttaaaatattacttgtTTTGCTTACATGTTTGATATTTGGTAGTGAACAATAAGCAAGAGTGACACTGGTacttgctgcaactcaaacaccttgatatattatctctgccaattcatttcgcctagcttcaccattccacctgatatttgcagcagctgccatgtcatcctcatttccatcttctaaccttacattgccacctaatggttgtagttcagggtcctcatcctgtaagtacttggcaatattgtgcaacacacagcaacaaatgatcagttttggcactttatttaaagataggcgtactttgtgctgaagaattgggaaacgttgttttagttgcccaaaacatcgttcgatcacaactctttctttggtaatgcacctgttataggcaatttcttgaggtgtttgtggatttctgaacggtgtcataagccaaggtgcaataccatagccactatccgctaacagtaaagcatttaccctattcagacttactgttgtctggacagctgaatttctccagactcgagaatcatgcacagatccaggccatgatgcatcgacactggtaaaaacttccttggcattgcacgttgcctgtacagtaatacttgtataacctttcctgtttacatattcatcaccataatgtgtaggcttattaattccaacatgagtgcagtcaagagcacctaccgctgctggaaagtagtacttttcctgccactcttgtttcgcaacttcaaattccatatctgtttgaggaaattttatccacactgcagctttagccatgatgcggtccataacctcaacaagatttttagacacagttgtttggtggattccaagatcttctcctatgccacactggaatcctgggtcacctaccaatcttaaaaatgcttttaattttactatgtttttaacagcaccacctcttgtttccagtttctccggtccaaataagtataggtttaaccagtccacattaactttggaaaaacgatatagacttttaaaattattagagtccacatgttcacttctctccttgtaaatttttccacgagggaccacattattaataaactcagccatgttatttctcctcagaagctaaaaattggcatatactcaagcttgagacaactatcagccatactcaaaacaaagtgagtatatactcatcaatctgagaaggtactcccttttattcatagcacatatgagaaactactctcagactcttaggaaggtgagtatatactacaccatctccataacatgagtatatactcagctagtgagtacattctcaagaactttattcttatgaagtggagtatatactcagaaaagttgagtacatactatattctcatttttattcataccacccattatCTTTCTTACAATTTCTGCTCAATTTATCTTGAGGATCGGAGGTATCTAGGTTTGAGTCGCGAATACAACACTAACTcacatattttcaatatgtttttgTTACACAGAAATTTGTTTCATTCGAAGTTACGTAATTCAAAGTCCTATTTTTTTGGTCCTGAACCCTTCGAATTATCAAGGTTTCACTgtacagtcgaaccttgatatctcaCCTCTATTACtctaattttcagtatctcgaagtaacctaAATTTCcaggccgtttgtcctattcttctctctattactagaaattcggttacacgaatttctcgatttctcaaagcaaacatttcctccctagaagcaaaaaatattctgtaactcgaattttgtacaacattaactgtgcaataaaGCATTTGTGGTTTTGTGAGGAACTGTTAACAAGTAAAGGGTTACAGTGAcgctggaagctaatatgacgggacccgagaaacaaacttctagtgatcagaaaaatggcgaagcctcgctgtttctcgggtgtgaattcattatcggtcacatacgaaagcaaccccggaggtcgtggatgacaagctccatttacaaatcttggCTGCTTTGTAAATGCaaagctgattttgaggcttaAATAAATGTGGATTCTGACGTTATAATGGCCGAGCCTGCTACGGATACCGTCAATGCTGCtgccaaggaagaagaagaagaagaggaggagctGCTTTCTCCTGTCCCGTCCACAGACCAGGCGGTAAGTGCAGTGGCTATTA is drawn from Anabrus simplex isolate iqAnaSimp1 chromosome 1, ASM4041472v1, whole genome shotgun sequence and contains these coding sequences:
- the LOC137497062 gene encoding uncharacterized protein, translating into METVSPLTFASILREHAVLFSKSQLPAVRKEKSESLEAVQKKLQAMCGKNLETTTITKKINNMKMRVKQKCDINKTGNKKIVLKDWEKIIYELLEGDTNPTVTRVPGATVVGVDLDVWQEVEPDNLPPPIVEVVVVEEGEEGGIPKEVVNSPPISTPKRKRSIFEEYETEETRNFTNVELQRLVLLKQLRVLDLKEKKVEISNCGITNLYCFF